CCGCTGCAAAGCTTTCACATAGATAAAAGGTAGTTCACACCTCTTTTCTTTAAACTCCGTAGGACGTGACCGTAGTCCTTGTGTTttcttaatgtttttgtttttatgtgtaATCATTGTCATAAGAATATTCTGTTTCAGAagatttgttgattattgttTCACTCTAGATAGCATAGGTCACTAAATAtcgtgaatttttttataaaaaaaaatctaatcatATTTAACTGCAATTATACTTTTGGTCTATTGATGCTTTTAGAGATACtcctaatatataaaaaaacaaaaactctcATTTGAAGTTTGGTACAACTAAAGTCACTAAATATCTTCAATTTAAAAGCCTATATTATATCTGGTCTTGTTATTTTGTCCTTTTCTTCACTTATTGATGATATTAAGAAATAATGGTAAATTAAGATGGAATAACAGATAATttgaaataagttaaaataacaGCTAGTAGTATTAGAAAGTGcgaaaaatagttgttaaagaGTTAGTAAATATTTCGTTAATTATATGCATATtatcaaaagagaaaaattgttaaaaattataaaagaaatatgacgtattaatgttatattgaaattttttattttgtacgAAACTAAATAGATcattcatctttatatattataaatttgttttttcatcttTAGCTTTGCACATGATCTATATTTATTACATGCCTTTGTCGATGTAGGATGTATAATCAACCATACTcattaagaatatttatttagagTATTTGGGGTGTTTttccctgcacctccaaaagTGCTCTCTGCACCTCCAACTTTTcaagaaaataccaaaactaACCTtggttaaaaatgtttttaatttaggtaaaaaaaatagctttttcCTCTGACCTAATAAAGTCACACACCCACCCAGCACGACACAAACTTCTTTTGCAAACCCTAGCCTCCTGCACCTCCAAAGCTTATTTTACATTTCGACTCCACGTCCACCCACCATGATACACACTTCTCCATTTTTGACTCCACTCTGAATCTTCTTCATTCACTGTTCACTCCCCTTCTTTAGTGTCATCTCTCCACCTTTGCACGAAACGCTCGTCCTTCGTCGTATTCTGTTTTAGCAAACATCTTTTCTCTACTTAAAACCAAACCAAAATCATCGCTCATACCTTCTTTCCCTGTGGAATTGTTGTGTTCTTGTTCCTGATCTCTTGTTCAAATTCTTATGTTGTGGTGAGACTTACCTGCAGATGGAAGACTGAGGAGACAATAAAAGAATATTGAGACAATAGAAGAAATTAAGGCGGAATGACGCACTAACTTGAAGATGGAAGATTTGTGAAGAAAGAAAGGTTCTTGAACACCCTTTTTCTGCTCAGGCTGATGGAGATGAAAGATCAAACTTGTGTACAAGAATAGGAGTGCTGACCACATTGCTATTCTAGACAGCAACGAAGTTTATCAACAATCAGCAAATGCAAGAAACCATTCTTTAACCGATGCCTAATAGGAATACTAAAATGTAATGGATACATAAGTAAAACATGCATTAAACGCAATTTTTATGAATACTGCGTCAAAATCAATACCTTCAAGACAATATCATCATAAAATAAAgactacaaaaagaaaaaagagagaaataaactTGTCAAACATTTGCACACAGTTCTTTCATGACTATGGACAACGtacaaacagaaaacaaaacacatgatccctgttatttataattcttttttcgGAAACTCAATAGCGAacggaagaagaaaaagaatacccCCAATCAGCAATGCTTCTGCCACGTGTTTAACTATCTGagaaagaagtgaaaaaaaaggTAATCGAGTTTCAGAAGCACGTTTAATGACCTGAAAAACAATTTCCATTGAAACTTTTAGGCACCACAATAGGAAGCTTCAGAAAAAAACTTCGTTCTAAAAATTATcttaacaaatcaataaaaaaaaaaaaaagaaacacccACTTTTGGAGCATAGGTATGAAATTAGTAAAGCATCAAAATTCAAGGAATCGAACAGTGCACTGTCGAATCAAATACCACCTGTATGGAAACTCGATCTTCTTTCTCTCCCGCCAACCCTCACGTGCCTCACTGCTAGCTCAGGCACGAACTCTTCTGATATACAGAATTAAAGCCTCCATCAAGAGGGTTAGTTTTGTGTAGTGTCAAATACAATGCGGAAAGTATTGCACGACAATAATATGTCAGCTTCCTTAGCTCAATTGCTCAACGACAAAGCTCATGAATGGCTTATAAATGAGCAAGCTTTAGAAGATTAAGCACGTTGGCCCTTGGCAAACGTCCAATGGTTTTCTTAaacatattcttaattttagagGGAAGAAAAGTTTCAGCTCAGAGCAGACTCCAACCAGCTTTCTTTGGCGTTGAACACCTCTCTTTCATTGCCCTTCTCACATTTTCTGCTTCTTCCCACCTCCCAATGGAGCTATACAAATTGGCCAACAATATATAGTAGCCGTCATTTTCTGGTTCAGAGTTAATAGCATAAGTTGCAATACTTATTCCCATCTCTACTTGATTGTAAGTTTTACAATGACCTAACAAAGCTCCCCAGACACCGCTGTCTGGAGACATAGGCATAGATAGGACCATAGCTTTTGCTTCCTGCAGATTACCTGACCTTCCCAAAAGATCCACCATACAGGTGTAGTGCTTTAAATTGGGACTCAAAGAATAACTCTGCATTCTCGCGAACACGTACTTCCCTTCTTCAGCAAGTCCTGCATGGGCACATGCTGAGAGAAGACAGAGGAAGGTAATTTCGTTGGGCATAACGTTTGATTCCTCCATACGTCGGAATATCTCCAAAGCAGATTCTGCATATCCATTCATTCCATAACCTGAAATCATTGCATTCCAGCAAATTTCATCCTTCTCCATCATAGAGTCAAATACCATTCTTGACTTTTGCAGCTGACCACATTTAGCATACATATCAACCAGCGCTGTGCCAAGAGGTAAATTGACTCTAAAACTACTTTCTTGTATGTAGCGGTGAACTCTTTCTCCTTTCTCTAGAGCTGCTAGGTGAGAACATGCTGAAAGTACTACCGTAAGTGTGGCAGTATTGGGCTGCTGTccttctctaaccattttatcaaataaatctaCAGCCTCTTCATGCTGCTTGATATGAACATGAGACGAAATCAAAGTGTTCCACGACACAACATCTCTCTGAGACCGGTTAAATATTCTCGATGCATAGGTCATCCTACTACATTTTCCATACATCTCTATGAGCGAGTTGGTGACCGTGATGTCATTATCCAGAAAACCCTTTATCACGTTGCAATGAATCGACCTTCCCAAATTAACTGCTCCCAACTGAGCACACGAGCTAATAGCTGAAACTATCCCAATTGAATCAGAACGAATACCTATACATTGCATCTCCCTGAAGAGCTCAACACACTTCACGCTCTCCCCCATTCTATCATACCCAAAAACCATAAAGTTCCAGCCCTCTGCGCTCCTGCGACACATTGGGAAAATCCTCTCTGCCAAACTCAACATTCCAAACTTGCTGTACATAAACAACAGCAAATCATTAACTTCCTCAGCATCAACGTACTGTCTCCTAATAATCATTCCATGAAACGCTTTCCCTTGAGTCACGTCCATGGAATTACCGAATCCCGAAAGCATGCAACCAATAACAATCCCATCTGGACGTATTTCGTTTTCCTGCATTTCTCTATACAACTTCACACACTCCCCCATCATCCCAAACCTCGCACAAACCCCGATGATGGACGTCCAAGACAAAAGATCTCTGTGAGTCGCCTCAAAAAATGCTCGATACGCTTCTCGAAGGACCCCACATTTGGAATACATAGCCAAAACGGAAGATTGTACAAAAGAAGCAACCCCGTGTTTGATAACCACCCCATGCAAGCAAGCGCCTTCTCTCGCAGCCCCCAGATTTCCACACGCCAAAAACCCACCCTCCCACGTTCTAACGTTGGGCTTTTGAGAATCCTCACCAACCTCATGCATGTCACGTAGACACTTCAAACCCTTCTCCGGCTCCCCATTCTGGACGTGGCCGATGATAAGTGCAGTCCAAACAGCTACGTCCTGAACAggaatttcatcaaacaccttgcaTGCAAGGTCCATCTCACCACAGCGCGAGTAAAACGACACGAAGGAGGCGGAGGAAGAATGAAAGAGGCCGGTTTTGAAGGCGAGGGCATGGAGCGAGGCACCGTGGGGGAGGAGCGAGAGGTGCGCAGAGGCGGAGACAACGATGGGGAGAGTGAAGTGGTTGGGAGAGAGGTTGGAAGCGCGTGTCATGTGTGAGAAGAGGGTGAGAGCGTGGGGGAAGAGGGAGCGGGAGAAGAGGGATTTGAGGAAGGAGTTGTAGACGAAGGTGTCTTTGGAGGGAAGAGAGTAGAAGAGAGTGGAACATGAAACGTGGTCATTTTGGAGAGAATCGTAGAGAGAGATGAGCTTTGCAGCAATGAAAAGGTTGGTTGAGTGGCCGCACGTCACCGTGAGCGCGTGGAAGCGGCGGAGGGATTCTACGGTTTTGACGAGCTTGGCGAGCAAGATGAGTTCCCCTGCATCATACACGTTCAATCTGGGTATCAACATTCCTCTCTCTCCTAAAGGTTTTCGTATGCATCACGCATTCAACCATTATCAACACAAACTTCAATCGGATTCATAGAAAAACAACCAACATCCTTGTATCAGGTGACTGTAACTTTTTCTTGTCGGAATCCATCTTAGGAAAATACCAGTCCTTAATACCCCCACAAAATGGGGATTGTAACCGGGTCCAGGATCTAGCAACTTCACAAAAATGCTTTTACTTCTTCCTCTGCTTTAAATTCTCAATAAATGTAATTTCATATCTCTTTACCTCAATAAGCGAAACCCTAATCACGAATTAATCTCAATTTcattatactaattatttacccttaaccttGTTCTTAGTATATCTTAAAAAGCACTTTGTTACTAAAACTGTCTGGCCTCTACTTATACCTGATCGAATGGTTTTCGTTAGTCTTATCCAACCATACGCCATAGGTACAGTAAAAAACTAGATTTACTGTTTTACAgacatattttcattattttatactgATACTCCACTAGATATAATATGACAACAATTGTGATTTCAGAAAATTCAAGCGAAATCAATAATGCAATTAGATTGTTGTAGGGACAAACAAACACACTTGACGATTCGTTTGTAGAATAATAGCAGAATCTATTAGTCAATGTGATATGGCTCATACATGATATCTAGGGTATTATGAGTGTTGATTAAGATATATCCTTTAGTTATACAGATTTGTTTTAAGGCATATTTTAGCTATTCTAGTCTACTTTATTTGATTTTACATTAGGAAATATTAGCCAATGATCGGATTCTGGTTGCATACGTAATTATCAAAAATAGCTTTATAATTTGAGTTAAGGATAATAATAGGCTCACTTTtgtaatttatctaaataaaattgaatcctTGTATAAAGTCATAAAGTTGACTTGGGTTACTTGTACAAATCAAGAACAAGACATTAAGAAAGCTTGTGAAAAGTTGAAATATAATCGTTTAAAGATGTCAAATTGAGTTAAAATCTAGGTTAATCTAGACATGGgattaagttgaaaaaaaatcGTTTTTTTTAATGTGGGTTAAATTGATTCCGTCTCTATTAACTTGTGCGTTATATGAGTTAAAGATAGAATCAGTTGACCAATaggtttataaataataattttttattattcttatttatcattattccataaattttttattataattatttattaattctgattatgttaaaaatttatattttaaaataataaaatatttttaatgatatttaaataatttgaatatttaattgatttatttgtcaaattatataaatttatattaattattaactaaaGTATATATTTAGTGAAATAGGTGAATACTTTGACCggaatattataaaaactaattagtCGGGTAAATACTTCAATGGtcttgttttaaatatataaaaaaaaaaattagaaaaaaaatctttaaatgaatcaatttatttatcaGCCAATCATGGTGTATGTCAggttacaaaatttttattcaCTAAAACATGAACTAGATTaggttaattaaattttagctTAATCTATGATTCAGAGTGGTTCATTTGAACATTATGTGATTAGTTGGTTAActtgaataatatttaaatattactgaaaaataaaatagaaaaacattatgTAATTTATACTTGTGTTcacatatttttcataataataataaatataattattattaatataaaattaaaataacatagtaaatttattgtatataatttttatttattttgtaaatatttctataaatgTAAACACAATAAGAataatttccttttatatataatatagagaTATTATTTACTGGGATGAGTTGGGTAAAGTAACAAATTGAGTATGAATTCGAATAGACAAGTTAATGGTGATAAAATAACTAACATAGACGGTAACAATTAggtggaaaaataaaataaaataaaattctatctTGATTCATATTGCATTAGTTGAATGATAGATACATATTGCTGAATATTCCATACAAGTATATATTGGCAGGTgaacttttctctttttataagGATTATTAATGGTAGAAAATCTCAagttatcattatttattaattttatgctgcaatattaaataacaaattgaAAATTCCTTATTCTTTGATGTCAAAAGCACAGGACAAGTTAAGAAAACAATTATTCGTAAATAAGgagaaatcaaataaatatatactgaAGATAagctaattattttatttgttcaaaATAACTTTTGTATATTTCCGGCAATTTATTGTTCTCACCtataatttttttggaaaaattttTCAGAAGGtcatttattcttaaattaCTCCAACTAAATACACTTAACTATGAAATTTTGATGGAATAGACGTACAAAAAGTTTCATGTTGATATAATAGCAGTTAATATTCCTTATAAATTATCGGAGTTATATGTAATACTTTCCATCTATGAAGAGTAAAAAGGTTatagttaagaaaaatataaataatgttaccCACTAGTCTCTGTCACTCATGCTCTTCAGCTTATGAATTATTGTGATGAATGCTTTTTCACTCGTCTTAATAATACCAGGATTTATTCAATCTTTTTTCTTTACCAGTATTTGGTATACtgtttatttgatattgatGTATATTTAATGAGTAAATTCTgatatttatttggttttagTAATATTAAAAGAGTATATCAATTAACAAATACAATAAATCTACACAACAAATAAGAAATGttcgtataaaaaaaaatctaaacattgatttttcttccttcagaatatttttttcactacAATTTTCAACTGTTAGAAATAATTTGTGGGATTGATTAGTAATCCAATTGAGAATTTTAGTGTTCTTTTTAGTAAGTCACTCGCAAAGGAAAACCgttgttaattatttatttttatggttaCTCGTTcaaaatttcaagaaaattataatctgtaattaacttaaataatgAATCCAAAAGGTAGGATTACAActtacattattaatattatttttttatctcacgCTAATAACTggtaatataaatttgtaaggACTCCTTAATATAAACAcgagttaaattaaaaaacaatgacTAAATTTAACTTACATCCAAActctaatttatttaattatgtatatataaggTAACATGTGATTTATGTGTTTTAGTTTTAGATTTACATGAAGAGtgataattatgttttgtttcaGGCTGAAATTAGTAAATATGGATAATATATTTACTAAGAACAAGTTGGACTTTGATTTTTGGATTATAGTAGAAAGAAGAGTGAACTTTTATTCCAATCAATCTTAACCATTTAATATTCTAAAACAGTtacatcaaatattaaaattttaagaaaaaaattttttaacaacatttttttaacaattttttgacaacacgtACGtagtagtttgtgattggtctattttaaatattttttaaatataaattcaaatagaccaataaaatgataacatatgttctattgtcaaaaaagttgtaaaaaaaaattgtaaaaatatcatcatccaaaaCTTAACTAGGCTAAATATGATATCTGAGATCAATTTACCGACAGATTACTTGGGTTGAAAATTTTGGATATAAAAAGATTGGTTTAATGGAAATATTTACAtatgatatattatataatagagTGAGGTCCATGCGCAGATTTCGAACAGAAAAAAGATCTGTAGGTATTTTTAATAGTGACACGTGGGTTTGGATTTTGAGACATTTTACTGTATTTTATACTGAACTCTCACACACCTAACCTAACACCGTTTATTCCTTCAATCAAATTCAGTTATAGCTGGCAACCAGTAACACAAAATCCCCACTCTCACACTCTATGTTTAATCAAACACATTCTTTTACCTTAAGAATATATGCATGGTACTGTGGAAATAACTCATTCTAGAAATGAACCAAACATGTCCTAGTcctaatttcattatttttttatatatatgaatttaacttaaaaaataaaagagaatacCAATAGGAGCTGTATGGAGTGATGAGAAAGTTGCTGTCCAATGCAGCAAAGTTGCTTCAAGAGTTGCTCGAAATTGAAGATATCTGGAGCAACTTTCCTTAACAACAttttgttacatgaaaaaaaggTAGTAATTATTTGAGaagaaataatttatagaaaagacAAAACGCAaagaaggtgaagagaaatATAAGGAGGTATGGGTCTCCGATTTTGTAGTTTCTTTGTCTGAAATGATTCTATGAATGCGAAAATGAAAAGAGTGGTAAGTTGGTTTCATTTTTGAAACACGGCAACAACGTTGAAAAGCATTCTCTAACCAGACTGACTAGTTTTGGCGCTCCTTCCAGCATCGTCACGGTTCACAACTATAAAAACAGTCAAAGGACACAACAACGTGCACCAGAAGGTACTATGCTCTTGCTTACTCACTCACCGCCACACTGAAAATAAGAGAAACAAACAAACGAACAAAAGCCTAAAGTTAATTCTTtctgtatattaaaaaattcagggattcttcactcttctttttccctctctctctctctctccaatGTAGGTCGCCGGAGAATGGCAAACTGTCACCGGAATAGCGTTGGATCCATCGCTCTCGACCACCGACACACGGAGAAAAATGCCACTGCTGGCGGCCACTTCCGCGTGCTTCGCCGCTTGATCTTCGATGCCGTCAGCTGCGGCGGCACCTCCCGCTACCGCTATCGCCAACGTGGCGGCGGCGAAGGAAACGTTGCTGACTTCAGCTCCGTGACTAGCCATGCAGAGAAGGAGGAGAGGTCGGAGAAGAGGTCGGAGAAGCTGTCGGATCTGCTGAACGCGGCGGAGACGAAAACGGATGCGGAGGCGGAGAGGAAAGAGGAGGCATTGGCGGAGCTGAAGCGAGTGGTGAAGGAGTTGCGCGAAGAAGACCTCTCGATGCGGAGAATCGCGGCGGAGAGAGTGAGGTCACTGACGAAGGAAGATGCCGAAGCGAGAGCGAATCTCGCAATGCTCGGAGCAATTCCTCCTCTCGTCGGAATGCTCGATTCGGAAGACGCTCATTCGCAAATCGCTTCGCTCTATGCTTTGCTCAATCTCGGAATCGGCAACGATGCGTGCGTAATTtgcattttcattcaaaatcCACCGTAGTGTTTACCCAAATGTTTCATATATCTGAAATttgatgttaatttaattatttcagaAACAAAGCGACTATAGTGAAAATCGGCACTGTACACAAGATGCTGAAACTAATTGAATCGAGTGATTCAAATTCGTCGGTGGCCGAAGCGATTGTTGCGAATTTCCTTGGATTGAGTGCTTTGGATTCGAATAAACCGATAGTTGGTTCCTCCGGTGCAATACCGTTCCTTGTTTGCACCCTAACAAATTTAGAGGCTAGTAAAACCGTATCACCATCCCAATCGCAAGTGAAGCAAGATGCTCTGCGCGCTTTGTACAATCTTTCAATATGTCAGAGCAACCTTTCGGTTATTCTGGAGACTGATTTGGTTTGGTTTTTAGTGAGCGCGATAGGGGACATGGAAGTGAGCGAGAGGAGTCTGGCGATTCTGAGCAATTTAGTGTCGACTCCGGAGGGAAGAAAAGCGATCAGTGGTGTGAGCGATGCGATTCCGATTCTGGTGGATGTGTTGAGTTGGACGGATTCCCCAGAGTGCCAAGAGAAGGCGTCGTATGTGCTGATGATTATGGCACACAAAACTTACGGGGACAGGAGGGCCATGATCGAGGCAGGGATTGTGTCGTCGCTGCTTGAGTTGACGCTTGTCGGAACCACGTTAGCTCAGAAGAGAGCCTCCAGAATATTGGAGTGTTTGAGGGTGGACAAGGGGAAACAGGTTTCAGGGAGCTACGCTGCAAACTTGAATTTGGGTGTCTCTGCTCCTATTTGTGGTGGCTCTTCTTCCTCCGAGGGTGGTGGAGGGGGAAGAGGGTCCTTGGTGGAGGAGGAAGATGGAATGATGATGAGTGAGGAAAAGAAAGCAGTGAAACAGTTGGTGCAGCAAAGTCTGCAGAATAACATGATCAAAATCGTGAAGAGGGCCAACTTGCGTCGGGATTTCGTTCCATCTGCCAAAATTGCTTCACTCACTTCGAGTTCCACTTCCAAGAGCCTCCCATTTTGAATAACAATGAATAAACAGGATTTCACATTTTAGTTTCGTGGTGTTTTTAGTCTTGTAGCTATTTCCTAGCACTTATAAAATAGTAGATTACTCGTTATAATAGTATCAATTTCCACTTCGTGTAGCTTTTGGTTCTATCGTTTTTTGGTATCTGCTAAGGACACATTCTGTTTCTTTGGCTTGAGCTATTTGAATTTGAGGTTTAGATTTGCTGGTTTTGGTGTAGTTTGTTGGTGCCTCCCCATCAGTGGCATGAcagaaaaaatggaaaatctCAGGTTTGCTTTAAGAATGCAAACTCTATACCAGCTTCTCTGCTTTCAAATAGTCACTTTCTGATCATAACACACTTTTGTCTTCCACTTGCTCAGGctatttgtttttgttgtaattgTAGTTAATAAATTGGGTGGGGTGTACGTGTCTGTCATTTTCGTCTACAACATAGCTAAAGGGACTGTTCACTGCCATTTTCTATTTCAGAATCTAATCTCCCTTGGTTCACAAAAAATTTCACATGTTGAGTTTCAAGAATCCCTGGATTAGAACAGAGACGAACACGATTTGTTAAACATTTGCACTAAGATTTTGGCTGTCAAAGCCATAAATTTTGTCggataaaaaattcataaatgacAGAATTCGTTACTGTCACATGACGTGGTTCACTGTAAATAAATGCTAGATGGGATTTGTTTGATCTGAAAGATGACCTGATGCATTTTCTCGGTATTTTTTGTGGGGTCCACAGTCATATGAAATAATGCCATGTTTACTTCTATCCAGTGCTTAAATTCTGTTGAATTTCAGTGAAAACGTCTATTGTCAAtgtaatttcaatataaaaattaattacatcaACCTTTTGATCACACAGAGGGCCCATTTTCATTGACTTTTATAAACTTGTAGCCTGCTCTGAGCCCGAGGTTCCAAAAGCGTGCTTCTATTATTTGAACTGCAGTGTTTTCTAGTTGGATTGCAAGAAAGACTAGAATTTGCATCCCACACAACGAT
This DNA window, taken from Vigna radiata var. radiata cultivar VC1973A chromosome 5, Vradiata_ver6, whole genome shotgun sequence, encodes the following:
- the LOC106760926 gene encoding U-box domain-containing protein 4 produces the protein MANCHRNSVGSIALDHRHTEKNATAGGHFRVLRRLIFDAVSCGGTSRYRYRQRGGGEGNVADFSSVTSHAEKEERSEKRSEKLSDLLNAAETKTDAEAERKEEALAELKRVVKELREEDLSMRRIAAERVRSLTKEDAEARANLAMLGAIPPLVGMLDSEDAHSQIASLYALLNLGIGNDANKATIVKIGTVHKMLKLIESSDSNSSVAEAIVANFLGLSALDSNKPIVGSSGAIPFLVCTLTNLEASKTVSPSQSQVKQDALRALYNLSICQSNLSVILETDLVWFLVSAIGDMEVSERSLAILSNLVSTPEGRKAISGVSDAIPILVDVLSWTDSPECQEKASYVLMIMAHKTYGDRRAMIEAGIVSSLLELTLVGTTLAQKRASRILECLRVDKGKQVSGSYAANLNLGVSAPICGGSSSSEGGGGGRGSLVEEEDGMMMSEEKKAVKQLVQQSLQNNMIKIVKRANLRRDFVPSAKIASLTSSSTSKSLPF
- the LOC106761969 gene encoding pentatricopeptide repeat-containing protein At4g39952, mitochondrial, which produces MLIPRLNVYDAGELILLAKLVKTVESLRRFHALTVTCGHSTNLFIAAKLISLYDSLQNDHVSCSTLFYSLPSKDTFVYNSFLKSLFSRSLFPHALTLFSHMTRASNLSPNHFTLPIVVSASAHLSLLPHGASLHALAFKTGLFHSSSASFVSFYSRCGEMDLACKVFDEIPVQDVAVWTALIIGHVQNGEPEKGLKCLRDMHEVGEDSQKPNVRTWEGGFLACGNLGAAREGACLHGVVIKHGVASFVQSSVLAMYSKCGVLREAYRAFFEATHRDLLSWTSIIGVCARFGMMGECVKLYREMQENEIRPDGIVIGCMLSGFGNSMDVTQGKAFHGMIIRRQYVDAEEVNDLLLFMYSKFGMLSLAERIFPMCRRSAEGWNFMVFGYDRMGESVKCVELFREMQCIGIRSDSIGIVSAISSCAQLGAVNLGRSIHCNVIKGFLDNDITVTNSLIEMYGKCSRMTYASRIFNRSQRDVVSWNTLISSHVHIKQHEEAVDLFDKMVREGQQPNTATLTVVLSACSHLAALEKGERVHRYIQESSFRVNLPLGTALVDMYAKCGQLQKSRMVFDSMMEKDEICWNAMISGYGMNGYAESALEIFRRMEESNVMPNEITFLCLLSACAHAGLAEEGKYVFARMQSYSLSPNLKHYTCMVDLLGRSGNLQEAKAMVLSMPMSPDSGVWGALLGHCKTYNQVEMGISIATYAINSEPENDGYYILLANLYSSIGRWEEAENVRRAMKERCSTPKKAGWSLL